The nucleotide sequence GCTCCAACAAGAGCTATGAGACATCGGGCGACATCACAATAACCGGCGCTGGCCTCAAATCGACACACATCGCAGAATTCAAAAACTCACAACTAACACTAAAAAACACAAACGAGACAGCAGGCACCCACGACTACGAAAAACAAATCATTGACGACACAGCCGTAATCAACATTATTTCCGCAATATACCAATTAGGCATACTCCACAACAAAGACACTGAAACAATAACAGGCATAATAGCGTCATCCCATCAGAATCCCTTCCTATTAAGATTCGATGAGTCCCTTGATTACCTAGGCCACATCACAATGCACGAAAGTGCCTTCGTGACGATGAAGTTCCCTAATGGAGAGCACTACGCCATTGCTCGTCTGGGGGGGCCTTCCTCCGTACAGCAGGAAATCAATCGACAACTTCAATTAAATCAAAATGTAGATGAAATACAAATTCAGTCAAGCGACGAGGATGCGGAATTCCTTTCCAAGGCGGTGCAACTCCTCGGCTTTATGGCAGCCAAGATCCGCATCCAGCGCACCGCGTTCATTACAGAGCCTACCGAGAGCATTGAGTTCGGCAACATTCGATTCGACTTTACCCGTCGAGATCGCTCCATCATAAATCACCAACTACTCAGTTACGGGCAGAAGCGGCTGCTCGCCTTCTACTACTATCTCGCCTGCAGTCCCACGGCGGTGGTCGCCGACGAACTGGTCAACGGCATGCACCACGAATGGATTGAAGCCTGCATGGATGACCTCGAAGGACGGCAGGCCTTCCTGACCAGTCAGAACCCCCTGCTGCTCGACTACCTCCACTTCGAGTCGGTCGACGAGGTTCTCTCCTCCTTCGTCCTGTGCCGCACGGAGCCGGTTGGCGAACGCGAGCAACTCTACTGGGAGAACATGACCCAGGAAGACGCTCAGGGGTTCTTCGATGCCTACCAGGTGGGCATTCAGCACGTCAGCGAGATCCTCCACACCCGGGGGCTATGGTGAGCAGCAGACGTCCCGACCTATCAGTGCTCCTGGTGACGGAGGACTCCGGCGACGATGCTTTCGACACCTTCAAGCGGGTCGCCAGAGAATTGCTGAAGCAAGTGGATGAGTACATCAACACTCATCCGGAGCGACTCGCCTTCGAGCCGCTACGAAGCACGGAGGCTCTCCAGGCGCTCAATGGGAGTATCTGGAAGAGCCGCGCTGCTCGCGACAGGCAGAAGCAGGTGACGCTGATCGGCACCATCGCGACGCAGCTCATGCTGGAGAACGGCTGGGCCCTGTTCCACGTCGATGGAGACCGCACCTGGGCGGACCGTTCGTCCAGCGAGAACGTGCAGAAGTTCCGGCCCCTGGTCTGGGAGAAGGTCAGGCTGCGCATCTTGATGGAGTTGGAGCAGCGCGAGAAGCAGACTGCCAATCCCACAACGCCCAGCGAGCGCGAGGCGCGCGCGAACCAGCGCATGACGCGGCTCAAGCAGGTGGTCCCGTTCTACAGCATGGAGGCGTGGCTCTTCCAGAACACCCGGGAGGCGGTCCGGCTGTGCGCGGAGCACTACAGGAACACTGACGTCGAGCGCTTCAATGCGTGGGAACAGGACCGGACAGCACTGGACGAAGTACTGGAGCCCAAGAAAAAGGTTTGTCTGGGAGCGAAGCACAACCTTGAGCTCGCCTCTCAGGGCTTCCCTGCAAGAGCAGTCCACGACGCTGGCAAGTCCTTCGCCGCCGTGGTCCAGGAACTTTCCCAGGACGAGGAACTGACCGAGGCACTCAGCCGAACGTACGCCTACGAGTAGTGCCTGGGTTGTTCCTTCCAGCCTGTCTTCCGCTGCACGGCGAACAATGCGACTGCGCCTCGCCTTGAATCGGTAGGGTCCAGACGGGGCGCAGGTGGAACAGACGCTACTGCTGCGGCGAGGGCTGCGCGCCCGGCGAGGACTCGCCGCTCTCCGGCGCGGCCGGCGCGGTGGGCTTCACCTGCGACGTGGCCTCGATCTTCACCGCCTGAGGCTCACCGCTGCCCTGGTCCGTGCGGTAGGAGGCGCGCACCTGGCTGCCCTCCTCGATGTCCGCCGCGCTCGCCTGGCGCCCGTCCACCGTCACCTGCGTCTGGGGACCAATCTGCAGCCGGAGCTGGGGCTCACCGCGTGAGCTGAGCAGCACCTCCTGCTCGCTCGACGTCAACACCTCACCGACAATCTGCTGCTCGGAACCCGGCGCCGGAGCTGCCTGCGCCTGGGCCGGCTGCTGCTCGGTGCCCGGAGCCGGCGTTGCCTGCGCCTGGGCCGGCGGCTGCTGCGCGGGCTCGGCCGGCTGCTGCGGCGCGGGCGCCACCGCCACCGGCTGCTGCGCCTGCTCGCGGAGCTGCTCGGACTGCTGCTTCGCCTGCTGCTGCATCTGCTGGTTCTGCGCGGACAGCTCCTCCTGCTGCTTCTTCTGGGCCTCCACCGCGCTGGCCTGGGCCTGCTGGGCCTCCTGCTGGGCCGACTGCGTCTGCTGCTGGGCCGACTGCTGCGCCTGCTGTGCCTGCTGCGACTCCTGGCCCGCGCGCGCCTGGGCCTCCTGGAGCTCCTGCTGCTTCTCCTGGAGCTCCTGCTGGGCGCTGGCGGCCTCCTTCTGCTGCTCGCTGGCCTCCTCCTGCGAATCGCGCGCCTTGTCGAAGGCGCCCTCCGAGCGCTCCTGCGCCTGCTCCACCTGGCCGCTCGCCGACGCCTGCTCGCCTGATTGCTCCGGAGTACTCGTGCGGCTCCGTTCCTCACAGCCCGTTCCCAGCACCAGCGCCGCCGCCCCTGCCATCAACCACCCCGCGCGGAATTTCATGGATGTCTCCTGTCGTGAAAGTGACAGCAAAAAGATGGAGAGACCTCCCGTGGAACCAACCCGCATCCACGACGGGCGCCCGCTGCCTCGCCCGGCCACCGACAGGCGGCCTCCTCACGAGGCCCTACCCTTGAAGGGACTTTGGAGATAAGGGGCGCACCCCCATGCGTGCCTGCGGACTCGACTTCGGAACCAGCAACACCGCCGCGGCGCTGCCCGACGGCACGGTGCTGCCCCTGCAGCCCCACACCCAGGAGCCGCGCCTGTTCCGCTCCGTCCTCTTCTTCCCGGACGACGAGCAGACCATCTACGCGGGCGCCGACGCCATCCAGCGCTACCTGGAGGACAACACCGGACGCTTCATCCAGTCCGTGAAGTCCTTCCTCCACTCCAACTCCTTCCGCGCCACCCAGGTGAAGGGGCGCACCTACACGATTGAAGAGCTGGTCGCCGTCCTCCTGCGCCGCGTGCGCGACGCCGCCGGCACGCAGATGGGCGGACCTCCGGACGCCGTCATCCTCGGCCGCCCCGCCGTCTTCACCCCGGACCCGGAGGCGGACGCCCTCGCCCAGCAGCGCCTGCTCCGCGCCGCCGAGCTCGCCGGCTTCCAGAAGGTCCAGTTCCTCATCGAGCCCATCGCCGCCGCGCTCGCCTACGAGGCCCAGCTCACCCGCGACGAGCTCGTCCTCGTGGCGGACTTCGGCGCCGGCACCACCGACCTCACCCTCATGCGCCTGGGGCCCTCGCGCCGGGGCAACCCCGACAGGCGCCCGGACGTGGTGGGCTCCACCGGCGTGCGCATCGGCGGTGACCGCTTCGACGCCGAAATCATGCGCCACAAGCTGCTGCCCCGCTTCGGTGCCGGCTCCTCGTACCGGCTGCGCGGCATCAGCGACAAGCGGATGCCCATCCCCCAGCACGTCATGGCCAAGCTGCTCACCTGGCACGAGATGTCCTTCATCCGCGAGAAGTCCACCCAGGAGCTGCTGGAGACCATGCTGGAGACCAGCGACAAGAAGGTGGAAATCCAGGCCCTCTATGACCTCGTCATGGACAACCTGGGCTACCGGCTCTTCCGCGCGATTGAAGCGGCCAAGGTGCGCCTGTCCCGTGACGAGCAGGCCACCGTGGACTTCGAGGAGGCCCGCATCCAGCTCCACGAGCCCATCACCCGCGCCGAGTTCGAGGCCTTCAGCAAGCCCCTGCTCGATGAGCTGGCGCAGTGCACGGACGGGCTGCTCGCCCGCCATTCCGAGGCGAAGGACATCGACGCGGTGTTCCTCACCGGCGGCTCCTCGCAGATTCCCGCGGTGCGTCAGCTCTACGTGCGCCGCTTCGGCGAGGACCGCGTGCGCACCGCGGATGCGTTCACCTCCGTGGCCGAGGGCCTCGGGCGCGCGGCGGCCCACCTGACGTCCTGAGGAGCGGCGAGCGTACGGCCCGCCTCACGCCCCCGAGCCGGGAGCTGCTCCCGGCTCACGCACGCGACGTCACGGGCCCACGTCCACCGTGCGGCTCAGCCACCCCACCCCGCCACGCCCGTCGCGCGCCACCACCCAGAAGGTGATGCGCTGGGGCGTGGCCGGCGTCTCGTACTTCGACGTCGGGTCTCCGGGCCTGTCGTCCACCGGCTCCAGCGAGCGGAACTCCTTCACCTCGCCGTCGCCGGTGGCGAACCAGCTGTAGAAGACCTGCTCCGTCGCCGGGCCGTCTTCCGTCTCGTACGCCTCGGCGCTGCCCTCTCCGAGCACCGGCTGGAACGTCACCTCGCGGCCCACGGGCAGCGGGCCCGCCAGCGACGCGCCCTCCCAGAGGATGTCCGCCACGGCCGGGTTCTGGTTGGGCACGGCCGCGGCCCGCAGCGTCACGCGGCGCACGCCGCGCTCGGTGCCCTCGGGGGTGCCGGTGCCGTCCGTGGCCTCGTAGCCCACGAAGAGGGGGATGCCCGCCTCCAGCGCAGCGAGCAGCTCCGGGTCATTCGGGTCCGGTGTCTCACCCCCGGGGTTCTGCGCCTGGAGGGCCTCGGCCAGCACCGCCTGCACGTTGGGGTCCAGGAGCGACAGCACGCCGTCCGGCAGCGCGACGCCATTCTCCCCGGGGCAGCGGCCGTCGTAGGGGTTGCCGCTGAAGCGGCACAGCGCATAGCTGACGGTGACGGGCCGGCCATCGGACGCCACGGCCAGCGCGTTGAACGTCACCGGGCTCGGGGGCGTGGTGCCATTGGGGTCCAGCAGCAACTCGGCGGGCTCGGCTTGAATCGCGAGCACGCGCACGCGGCGGATTTCGCTCTGCAGCTCGAAGTCGGGGCCACAGGCGGCCAGCAGCGCGGCCAGGAGGACGAGGACGTGCGGGCGCATGCTCAGAAGCTCCCCTTGGCGCCGAGAATCGGGAGGATGGGCAGCCCCTCGAAGAACGCGCTCTCGGAGTAGTTGTAGTTGTAGGCGATGCCTTCCACCGCCGGGTTGTTGTAGGCGTTCGTCAGGTCCAGGTAGACGTCCAGGGTCCACTTCTCGAAGACGAAGTTCTTGTCCACGCGGATGTCCAGCTGGTTGAAGGACGGCAGCCGACTCGAGTTCACCGCCGCGTAGAGGGGGATGAAGACGTCCGTCCCGTCGTCGCGCACCGAGCCGATGACGGGCGTGGTGGGGTTGCCCGAGGCGAAGCGCAGCCGCGCGCCCACCTCCCAGCCCGCCGGCAGCTTGTAGGACGCAATCGCCGTCAGCACGTGCGTCTGGTCATTGTCGAAGAGGCGCCACGCCGAGTCCGGCGTGTCGCGGCGCTCGCTGCGGCTGAGCGTGTAGGAAATCCACCCGAAGAGCCGGTCCGTCAGCGAGCGGCGCACCAGCACCTCCAGGCCGTAGATGCGGCCCACTCCGCCGTTCCGCAGCCGCTCCGGCACCTGCTCGCCGTCACGCTCCACGGTGGCGTTCGAGCGGACGATGAGGTCATCCAGGTCGTTGTAGAAGACCTCGCCGCTGATGAACCACTCCGGCCGGGGCTGCCACTCCGCACCCAGGCCGTACTGGAGCGAGCGCTTCGCCTGCAGGTCCGGATTGCCGAAGGACACGCTCGGCTCGTCCTGGATGGGAGGGCCGTGGTAGACGCCCGCGCCGCCCTTGAGCGACACCTTCTCCGTGAGCGCGTACCGCACGGCGAGGCGCGGGTTGAGCGTGCGGCTCGGGCTCTCCTGGTCCGTGAAGACGTAGCTCTCGCTGCGCAGGCCCGGCACCACCAGCAGGTCCTTGATGGGGCGCCAGCGCACCTCCGTCCACAGCGAGGGGAAGTACTGGAGGAAGTCCGAGTCCGTGACGAGCAGCTCGTCCGTGACGGTGGGGGTGGGCGGCTCGCCCTCGCGGGGCGGAGACTGGATGCGCGCGGTGACGTGCGCGAAGTTGCTCACCACGTCGATGCCGCCCGCCCACGTGAAGGCGTCGCTGAAGGCGTACTCGGCGGTGGAGCGCAGATTCACGTCCGTGGAGGCGATGCGCAGGCCGCGCTCGCCGATGGCGAACTCGAGGAGCGTGTTGCCCACCAGCGCCTGCGTGTCCAGCGTGAGGGCGTCCCCGCGGTACTGGTGGCGCAGCCGGAGCTGGTTGAAGCCCGTGGTGACGTCCAGGTTGCCGTTGACGGTGGGGTCATTGTCCGCCGGCCGGTCGAACACCAGGCCCAGCCTGTCGCGCGAGGTGAGCCCCTGCAGCGAGAAGGTGT is from Pyxidicoccus trucidator and encodes:
- a CDS encoding AAA family ATPase, with protein sequence MVKLKRLKILKFRNVAPGTELRFRDSLNVLLGKNGTGKTTLLNLVVALLRWDFTPYLSEQFSIEYDLQLPDGHIAVRLHNEPRYSLRKSAVADQAAPGGLIAGTMLRSNKSYETSGDITITGAGLKSTHIAEFKNSQLTLKNTNETAGTHDYEKQIIDDTAVINIISAIYQLGILHNKDTETITGIIASSHQNPFLLRFDESLDYLGHITMHESAFVTMKFPNGEHYAIARLGGPSSVQQEINRQLQLNQNVDEIQIQSSDEDAEFLSKAVQLLGFMAAKIRIQRTAFITEPTESIEFGNIRFDFTRRDRSIINHQLLSYGQKRLLAFYYYLACSPTAVVADELVNGMHHEWIEACMDDLEGRQAFLTSQNPLLLDYLHFESVDEVLSSFVLCRTEPVGEREQLYWENMTQEDAQGFFDAYQVGIQHVSEILHTRGLW
- a CDS encoding Hsp70 family protein; the encoded protein is MRACGLDFGTSNTAAALPDGTVLPLQPHTQEPRLFRSVLFFPDDEQTIYAGADAIQRYLEDNTGRFIQSVKSFLHSNSFRATQVKGRTYTIEELVAVLLRRVRDAAGTQMGGPPDAVILGRPAVFTPDPEADALAQQRLLRAAELAGFQKVQFLIEPIAAALAYEAQLTRDELVLVADFGAGTTDLTLMRLGPSRRGNPDRRPDVVGSTGVRIGGDRFDAEIMRHKLLPRFGAGSSYRLRGISDKRMPIPQHVMAKLLTWHEMSFIREKSTQELLETMLETSDKKVEIQALYDLVMDNLGYRLFRAIEAAKVRLSRDEQATVDFEEARIQLHEPITRAEFEAFSKPLLDELAQCTDGLLARHSEAKDIDAVFLTGGSSQIPAVRQLYVRRFGEDRVRTADAFTSVAEGLGRAAAHLTS
- a CDS encoding TonB-dependent receptor domain-containing protein; protein product: MKTLSLVLCLLAAGARAQSPQAPEDAGTSDAGAPTGVLTKPPALLRQVEAAYPPDAAAQQLEGTVVMFIDISETGAVTNVEVTQPAGHGFDEAAVEAVKQFQFEPAEVDNVPAPVRIQYAYQFVFRPAPPPVDTDGGAVEPEGPVNFSGQALERGTRKPLNGAEVVLPELDLSTVADGEGRFSFRGVPVGTHEVLVVLGGYDRFRTTEKISEGQETRATYYVRKRIFSQYETVVRSDRERKEVTQTSIQVAEVQRIPGTQGDTLKVVQNLPGVARPAFNGGQLIIRGSSPQESGVFLDGQRIPLLYHFGGLTSVYNSELLAAVDYLPGNFSAYYGDLTGGVINVRSREPRTDRFHATVGVSLIESNAVIEGPITDTLSFVVGGRRSYIDVVLGLVPEGDNGPSLQVAPRYYDAQAKLVWKPLPRHTFSLQGLTSRDRLGLVFDRPADNDPTVNGNLDVTTGFNQLRLRHQYRGDALTLDTQALVGNTLLEFAIGERGLRIASTDVNLRSTAEYAFSDAFTWAGGIDVVSNFAHVTARIQSPPREGEPPTPTVTDELLVTDSDFLQYFPSLWTEVRWRPIKDLLVVPGLRSESYVFTDQESPSRTLNPRLAVRYALTEKVSLKGGAGVYHGPPIQDEPSVSFGNPDLQAKRSLQYGLGAEWQPRPEWFISGEVFYNDLDDLIVRSNATVERDGEQVPERLRNGGVGRIYGLEVLVRRSLTDRLFGWISYTLSRSERRDTPDSAWRLFDNDQTHVLTAIASYKLPAGWEVGARLRFASGNPTTPVIGSVRDDGTDVFIPLYAAVNSSRLPSFNQLDIRVDKNFVFEKWTLDVYLDLTNAYNNPAVEGIAYNYNYSESAFFEGLPILPILGAKGSF